In one Dama dama isolate Ldn47 chromosome 5, ASM3311817v1, whole genome shotgun sequence genomic region, the following are encoded:
- the NT5C gene encoding 5'(3')-deoxyribonucleotidase, cytosolic type produces MGTPARPVRVLVDMDGVLADFEAGLLRGFLQRFPGEPYVPLEERRGFLAREQYRALRPDLADKVASVYEAPGFFLDLEPIPGALEAMREMNDMQDTQVFICTSPLMKYDHCVAEKYRWVEKHLGPQFVEHIIMTWDKTVISGDILIDDKEVIQGQEETPSWEHILFTCCHNQHLALPPPRRRLRSWSDNWREIIDSKRGALPLDPDCLGLLQQ; encoded by the exons ATGGGGACGCCGGCGCGGCCCGTGCGAGTGCTGGTGGACATGGACGGCGTGCTGGCGGACTTCGAGGCCGGCCTGCTGCGGGGCTTCCTCCAACGGTTCCCCGGGGAGCCGTACGTGCCGCTGGAGGAGCGCCGCGGCTTCCTAGCGCGCGAGCAGTACCGGGCGCTGCGCCCCGACCTGGCG GACAAAGTGGCCAGTGTGTATGAAGCCCCAGGCTTTTTCCTAGACTTGGAGCCCATCCCTGGAGCCTTGGAAGCCATGCGGGAGATGAATGACATGCAGGA CACCCAGGTCTTCATCTGCACCAGTCCTCTGATGAAGTACGACCACTGTGTGGCGGAGAAG TACCGCTGGGTGGAGAAGCACCTGGGACCCCAGTTTGTGGAGCATATTATCATGACGTGGGACAAGACCGTGATCTCGGGGGACATACTCATTGATGACAAGGAGGTCATTCAAG GCCAAGAGGAGACCCCCAGCTGGGAGCACATCTTGTTCACCTGCTGCCACAACCAGCACCTGGCCCTGCCCCCGCCTCGGAGACGGCTGCGCTCCTGGAGCGACAATTGGAGGGAGATTATAGACAGCAAGCGGGGAGCCCTGCCGCTGGACCCTGACTGCTTGGGGCTGCTCCAGCAATGA